In a single window of the Pontibacter russatus genome:
- a CDS encoding agmatinase family protein, which translates to MPSTIMLQNQQMNSKEQKIESFDPNGVGDIGGGLFGLPFTIEESEVVIIPTPWEVTVSYSGGTALGPQAVKEASPQLDLFEPNIKDAWKLGIAMEEISEEWAATGEVLREKAEAYINWLEAGSPEIGRAEFENLPAEVTAKGTEFLLWLKQKALGYLDQGKMVAVLGGDHSTPLGLMHALAEKHEEYGILQIDAHADLREAYEGFEYSHASIMYNALKLPQVKKLVQVGIRDICQAEAELAQQSNGRVAIFYDAVLKENLYGGDSWKKECKKIIAQLPQKVYISFDIDGLDPKLCPGTGTPVPGGLEFEQAIFLVRQLVKSGREIIGFDLCEVAPGESEWNGNVGARVLLKLCNLMAVSQQKLEAQF; encoded by the coding sequence ATGCCATCAACGATTATGTTGCAGAACCAACAGATGAACAGCAAAGAGCAAAAGATTGAAAGCTTCGACCCGAACGGGGTAGGGGACATCGGCGGCGGCCTGTTTGGCCTGCCTTTCACCATCGAAGAGTCGGAGGTGGTGATCATCCCGACACCCTGGGAAGTGACGGTTTCGTACAGCGGCGGCACGGCACTGGGGCCGCAGGCCGTAAAGGAAGCATCGCCCCAACTGGACCTGTTCGAGCCCAACATCAAAGACGCTTGGAAGCTCGGTATCGCGATGGAGGAAATATCGGAGGAGTGGGCGGCCACCGGCGAGGTGCTGCGCGAAAAGGCGGAGGCCTATATAAACTGGCTGGAGGCCGGAAGCCCCGAGATTGGAAGAGCGGAATTTGAGAACCTGCCGGCCGAGGTGACGGCGAAAGGGACGGAGTTTCTGCTTTGGCTGAAGCAAAAGGCACTCGGATACCTGGACCAGGGCAAGATGGTAGCGGTGCTGGGCGGCGACCACAGCACGCCCCTGGGCCTGATGCACGCGCTGGCCGAAAAGCACGAAGAGTACGGTATTCTGCAGATAGATGCCCATGCCGACTTGCGCGAGGCCTACGAGGGCTTCGAGTACTCGCACGCCTCCATCATGTACAATGCCCTGAAGCTGCCGCAGGTAAAGAAACTGGTGCAGGTGGGCATCCGGGATATATGCCAGGCCGAGGCAGAGCTGGCGCAGCAGTCGAACGGGCGCGTGGCCATCTTCTACGACGCGGTGCTGAAGGAAAACCTGTACGGCGGCGACAGCTGGAAGAAGGAGTGCAAGAAGATTATCGCCCAGCTTCCGCAGAAGGTATATATAAGCTTCGACATCGACGGGCTGGACCCGAAGCTCTGCCCGGGCACCGGCACCCCGGTGCCCGGCGGGCTGGAGTTTGAGCAGGCCATATTTCTGGTGAGGCAGCTGGTGAAGTCGGGCCGCGAGATCATCGGGTTCGATTTATGCGAGGTAGCGCCCGGCGAAAGCGAGTGGAACGGCAACGTGGGTGCCCGCGTGCTGCTGAAACTGTGCAACCTGATGGCGGTTTCGCAGCAAAAGCTCGAAGCCCAGTTTTAG
- a CDS encoding phage holin family protein, with protein MGFILKLLLTGAAAMLAAYILPGVSIDGYMTAIILALVLAVLNAIVRPILVLLTIPVTILTLGLFLLVINALIILLADSLIAGFDTAGFLTALLFSLVLSVITAILDMIF; from the coding sequence ATGGGATTCATCTTAAAACTTCTCCTGACGGGCGCGGCAGCCATGCTGGCGGCTTATATACTGCCCGGTGTTTCCATTGATGGCTATATGACGGCCATTATCCTGGCCCTGGTGCTGGCAGTGCTGAACGCCATCGTGCGGCCCATCCTGGTGCTCCTCACCATACCTGTGACGATTCTGACGCTGGGGCTTTTCCTGCTCGTCATCAACGCGCTGATTATACTGCTGGCCGACTCGCTGATTGCGGGCTTCGACACAGCCGGATTTCTGACTGCCCTGCTTTTCAGCCTGGTGCTTTCCGTTATCACCGCCATACTGGATATGATTTTCTAA
- a CDS encoding four-helix bundle copper-binding protein, protein MKSEITNNLEHVLIKCVTACETCATMCLQEDDVKMMVRCIMLDRDCADICALTSRFVARNSAHAKHVMRECIEICRLCAEECRKHKHDHCQKCADACEECAQACEEWMQKK, encoded by the coding sequence ATGAAATCCGAGATAACCAACAATTTAGAGCACGTACTGATCAAATGTGTGACTGCCTGCGAAACCTGCGCCACCATGTGCCTGCAGGAAGACGACGTGAAGATGATGGTGCGCTGCATCATGCTGGACCGCGACTGCGCCGACATCTGCGCGCTGACCTCCCGCTTTGTGGCGCGTAACTCGGCGCACGCCAAGCACGTGATGCGCGAGTGCATCGAGATTTGCCGACTCTGCGCGGAAGAGTGCCGCAAGCACAAGCACGACCACTGCCAGAAGTGCGCGGACGCCTGTGAGGAATGCGCCCAGGCCTGTGAGGAGTGGATGCAGAAGAAATAG
- the recQ gene encoding DNA helicase RecQ → MATMREAREALKLYFGYEQFRPMQEQIISGLLQQKDAVVLMPTGGGKSVCYQVPAVVLPGICVVVSPLIALMKDQVEALLANGIPAAYINSSQSAEQQYAIENECLEGKLKLLYVSPEKLLSSGFLSFLGRVRVSLFAVDEAHCISSWGHDFRPEYTQLKALKHHFPQIPVVALTATADKLTQKDIQEQLHLQSPEVYIASFDRPNINLTVKPGRDRFNKITDFISSRPRQPGIIYCLSRKATESLANKLKQNGFNATFYHAGMSAPLRAKAQEAFLKDDVQMVCATVAFGMGIDKSNVRWVIHYNLPKNIEGYYQEIGRAGRDGAKADALLFYSFADVMNMRSMLQENESDKKQTELQLVKLERMQQFAEAAACRRRILLQYFGETMQKDCGNCDICRNPPTTFDGTQLVQKALSAIARTQEQATMTLLVDVLRGARNSQVLQSGFDKIKTYGAGRDVSTLDWNRYLHQMLNSGLVEIAYDQGYTLKLTEQSREVLFEGRRVQLVKFEEVRQPEEATVRARPKRELIKDALFERLRALRKRLADEAGVPPYVVFTDSSLQEMAAERPTNRIAMLAISGVGAQKLERFGDTFITEIIDFINEEQAKGSKLKGATHLATYEMLQQGYGIEQIARQRSLNPVTIYSHLATLYEQGYDIDLHQFVTKAEYKAIAVAIQKLGTEAKLKDLFEALGEQYEYYKIRLAVSIYKKGDTW, encoded by the coding sequence ATGGCAACGATGCGGGAGGCGAGGGAAGCCCTGAAACTATACTTCGGATACGAGCAGTTCCGCCCGATGCAGGAGCAGATCATCAGCGGGCTGCTGCAGCAGAAAGACGCGGTGGTGCTGATGCCGACGGGCGGCGGCAAGTCGGTGTGCTACCAGGTGCCCGCCGTGGTGCTGCCGGGTATCTGCGTGGTGGTGTCGCCGCTGATAGCCCTGATGAAGGACCAGGTGGAGGCGCTGCTGGCCAACGGCATACCGGCTGCCTATATAAACAGCTCGCAGAGCGCCGAGCAGCAGTATGCCATCGAGAACGAGTGCCTCGAGGGGAAGCTGAAACTGCTGTACGTGTCCCCGGAGAAGCTGCTCTCCTCTGGTTTCCTGTCGTTCCTGGGCCGGGTCAGGGTATCGCTGTTTGCGGTGGACGAAGCCCACTGTATCTCGTCCTGGGGCCATGATTTCCGGCCGGAGTACACGCAGCTCAAAGCCCTGAAGCACCACTTCCCCCAGATACCCGTTGTGGCCCTCACGGCCACCGCCGACAAACTCACCCAGAAAGACATCCAGGAGCAACTGCACCTGCAAAGCCCCGAGGTATATATCGCCTCCTTCGACCGGCCCAACATCAACCTGACGGTGAAACCGGGCCGCGACAGGTTCAACAAAATCACGGACTTTATCAGCAGCAGGCCCAGGCAGCCGGGCATTATCTACTGCCTCAGCCGGAAAGCCACGGAGTCGCTGGCAAACAAGCTGAAGCAGAACGGCTTTAACGCCACCTTTTACCATGCGGGCATGTCGGCGCCGCTGCGGGCCAAGGCACAGGAGGCTTTCCTGAAAGACGACGTGCAGATGGTGTGCGCCACCGTCGCCTTTGGCATGGGCATCGACAAGTCGAATGTGCGCTGGGTGATCCATTATAACCTGCCGAAAAACATCGAGGGCTATTACCAGGAGATTGGCCGGGCCGGACGTGACGGGGCCAAAGCGGATGCGCTGCTCTTTTACTCGTTCGCGGACGTAATGAACATGCGCAGCATGCTGCAGGAAAACGAAAGCGACAAAAAGCAGACGGAACTCCAATTGGTGAAGCTGGAGCGGATGCAGCAGTTCGCGGAGGCCGCCGCCTGCCGCCGCCGCATCCTGCTGCAGTACTTCGGCGAGACCATGCAGAAAGACTGCGGCAACTGCGACATCTGCCGCAACCCGCCCACCACGTTTGATGGGACACAACTGGTGCAGAAAGCCCTTTCGGCCATTGCCCGCACGCAGGAGCAGGCCACTATGACGCTGCTGGTGGACGTGCTGCGGGGCGCCCGCAACAGCCAGGTGCTGCAATCCGGCTTCGATAAAATCAAGACCTATGGCGCTGGCCGCGACGTGAGCACCCTCGACTGGAACCGCTACCTGCACCAGATGCTGAACAGCGGCCTGGTGGAGATAGCCTACGACCAGGGCTACACCCTGAAGCTGACCGAGCAAAGCCGCGAGGTGCTGTTCGAGGGCAGGCGGGTGCAACTGGTGAAGTTTGAGGAGGTAAGGCAGCCGGAGGAGGCAACTGTAAGGGCGCGGCCGAAGCGGGAGTTGATCAAAGACGCGCTGTTTGAGCGGCTGCGCGCCCTGCGGAAGCGGCTGGCGGATGAGGCGGGGGTGCCGCCCTATGTTGTTTTCACGGACAGCTCGCTGCAGGAGATGGCAGCCGAAAGGCCGACCAACCGGATAGCCATGCTGGCTATATCCGGGGTAGGGGCGCAGAAGTTGGAGCGGTTCGGCGACACGTTCATCACCGAGATCATCGATTTCATCAACGAGGAGCAGGCAAAGGGCAGCAAACTGAAGGGAGCCACCCACCTGGCCACCTACGAGATGCTGCAGCAGGGATATGGGATTGAGCAGATTGCCCGGCAGCGCAGCCTCAACCCCGTCACCATATACTCCCACCTCGCAACTTTATACGAACAGGGCTATGACATTGACCTGCATCAATTTGTGACAAAGGCGGAGTATAAAGCGATTGCCGTTGCCATCCAAAAGCTGGGCACCGAGGCAAAATTGAAGGACTTGTTCGAGGCGCTGGGGGAGCAGTATGAGTATTATAAAATCAGGCTTGCCGTCTCTATCTACAAGAAAGGAGACACGTGGTAG
- a CDS encoding S8 family serine peptidase produces MLLTSTFRKSMSCVALASVIALTSGCQKEDLMEEQFTSPAATDNSPYGNLIQGQYIVVFKSGKTGTVAGQGLSATITAAAKVRRQVYEAAGVENAAVSQVYEGVVNGFAARLTDAQLATLRANPEVAYIEQDRYISLGTLSKTSTTKAGADPGTKGGGKGKPIKTEPAPEEPAPSEPTPTEPAPTEPAPEEPAPVQPAPTPEEPAPTEPAPVETAPEEPAPAEPAPTEPAPEEPAPAEPAPTEPAPEEPAQEEPAPNPRYNIITPMEGENLPWNIARVGYGDGTGKTVWVIDSGIDTDHPDLNVDVTRSASFIYGNASIEDGYGHGTSVAGIIAAKNNGSGMVGVAANATIVALRVFDDAGAGTLSRAINAVLHVGKYAQPGDVVNMSLGSGMSSTLDNAVKTAAAKGILFAIAAGNSAVDCYESSPARVDAPGVYTVSAMDTYNRLWDRSNYGAAVDFAAPGVNVTVTTKGGGIGGGAFGTSMAAPHVAGILALHGTVYAQGTVTGDKDTTPDPIASVE; encoded by the coding sequence ATGTTGTTAACAAGCACCTTCAGAAAATCAATGTCCTGCGTTGCCCTGGCCTCTGTCATCGCACTGACATCGGGTTGCCAGAAAGAAGACCTGATGGAAGAGCAGTTCACCTCTCCGGCCGCCACAGACAACAGTCCTTACGGAAATTTAATCCAGGGGCAGTACATCGTGGTATTCAAGAGCGGGAAAACGGGAACAGTGGCGGGCCAAGGGCTTTCGGCCACCATCACAGCGGCCGCTAAAGTGCGCCGGCAGGTGTATGAGGCGGCAGGCGTAGAAAACGCTGCCGTGAGCCAGGTGTATGAAGGTGTGGTGAATGGCTTCGCCGCACGACTCACAGACGCACAGCTGGCGACGCTGCGCGCCAACCCGGAGGTTGCGTATATCGAGCAGGACCGCTATATATCGCTCGGCACCCTGTCGAAGACAAGCACGACAAAAGCTGGCGCTGATCCAGGCACAAAGGGCGGCGGCAAAGGCAAACCAATCAAAACAGAGCCAGCGCCAGAAGAACCGGCACCGTCCGAACCGACTCCTACCGAACCTGCTCCTACTGAGCCTGCGCCCGAAGAACCGGCTCCGGTACAGCCTGCCCCTACCCCGGAAGAACCGGCACCTACAGAGCCTGCTCCCGTTGAGACTGCGCCGGAGGAACCAGCCCCGGCTGAGCCCGCGCCAACTGAGCCTGCACCGGAAGAACCCGCTCCCGCTGAGCCCGCGCCAACTGAGCCTGCCCCAGAGGAGCCCGCCCAAGAAGAGCCTGCCCCGAACCCCAGATACAACATCATCACCCCTATGGAAGGGGAGAACCTGCCCTGGAACATTGCCCGCGTTGGCTACGGCGACGGCACCGGAAAAACCGTCTGGGTGATCGACTCAGGCATAGACACCGACCACCCGGACCTGAACGTGGATGTCACCAGGAGCGCGTCGTTTATATATGGCAACGCCTCTATTGAAGACGGCTACGGCCACGGCACCTCTGTTGCCGGCATCATCGCCGCTAAGAACAACGGCTCCGGCATGGTGGGAGTGGCTGCAAACGCCACCATCGTTGCCCTGCGCGTGTTCGACGATGCCGGAGCCGGTACCCTTTCCAGGGCCATTAATGCGGTGCTGCACGTTGGCAAATATGCACAGCCCGGCGACGTGGTGAACATGAGCCTTGGCAGCGGCATGTCTTCTACGCTTGACAATGCCGTGAAAACGGCGGCGGCGAAAGGCATCCTGTTTGCCATCGCGGCCGGCAACAGCGCCGTAGACTGCTATGAGTCTTCCCCGGCCCGCGTAGACGCACCGGGCGTATACACTGTGTCTGCCATGGACACGTACAACAGGCTGTGGGACAGATCCAACTACGGTGCGGCGGTAGACTTCGCGGCACCCGGCGTGAACGTGACCGTGACGACAAAGGGCGGCGGCATTGGCGGCGGCGCTTTCGGCACCTCCATGGCGGCACCGCACGTGGCCGGCATCCTGGCGCTGCACGGAACAGTATATGCGCAAGGCACCGTGACCGGCGACAAAGACACTACGCCGGATCCCATCGCCTCTGTTGAGTAA
- a CDS encoding XRE family transcriptional regulator produces the protein MQLVTSNIRHLRKGAGYTQAQLAEKLDIKRSLVGAYEEGRAEPKLSTLINVARLFDVSLDELITNDLTKEGAKLKVAGGTPKTSGDNLRVLAITVNDEEKENIELVPYKASAGYLNGYADAEFMEELPRFRLPMLGVGGTYRAFEISGDSMLPIASGTVIVGRYVEDWNQIKDGTPCIVVSQKEGIVFKRIFNKIKDTAVLHLHSDNPVYSPYEVHVEDVVEIWEAKSYISSTFPIADLSLNKLSSIVLDLQKEVQKLKKVE, from the coding sequence ATGCAATTGGTGACATCAAACATTAGGCATCTGCGCAAAGGCGCCGGATATACCCAGGCCCAGCTGGCAGAGAAATTAGATATAAAGCGCTCGCTGGTGGGCGCATACGAGGAGGGACGGGCGGAACCCAAACTGAGCACGCTCATAAATGTGGCCAGGCTCTTTGATGTCTCGCTGGACGAACTCATCACGAACGACCTCACGAAGGAAGGGGCGAAGCTAAAAGTAGCGGGAGGCACCCCGAAAACATCCGGGGACAACCTGCGGGTGCTCGCCATCACGGTGAACGACGAGGAAAAGGAGAATATTGAGCTGGTGCCTTACAAGGCCAGCGCCGGTTACCTGAACGGCTACGCCGATGCGGAGTTTATGGAGGAGCTGCCCCGCTTCCGCTTGCCGATGCTGGGCGTGGGCGGCACGTACAGGGCCTTCGAGATTAGCGGCGACTCCATGCTGCCCATCGCCTCCGGCACTGTGATTGTGGGGCGCTACGTGGAAGACTGGAACCAGATTAAAGACGGCACGCCCTGCATTGTCGTGAGCCAGAAAGAGGGAATCGTGTTCAAGCGCATCTTCAACAAGATAAAAGACACCGCCGTGCTGCACCTGCACTCCGACAACCCGGTGTACTCGCCGTACGAGGTGCATGTGGAGGATGTGGTGGAGATCTGGGAGGCGAAATCCTATATCAGCTCCACTTTCCCGATTGCGGACCTGTCGCTGAACAAGCTCTCCTCCATTGTGCTGGACCTGCAGAAGGAGGTGCAAAAGCTGAAGAAAGTAGAGTAG
- a CDS encoding pirin family protein, with the protein MIKLMTAAERHHAEVGDWLQSHYLFSFADYYDPSNVQFGPLRVFNHDIIKPHTGFPSHPHAEMEIIQIVMEGELTHKDSLGNEVTLQAGCVQRVTAGTGITVTETNENDIPLHVFQLWFLPNKRGLAPSYEQMHVDFLGEKNKLVPLVTGQKVLENVAYFNSNSTIYYASLSQGEEIDFKTFKIRKTLIYVLEGSLLINNMEVDTHDQVRLEEQTAISLHGTGDARIILVDVPATEVNY; encoded by the coding sequence ATGATAAAATTAATGACCGCGGCCGAGCGCCATCATGCTGAAGTGGGGGACTGGCTACAGTCGCACTACCTTTTCTCGTTTGCCGATTATTACGACCCCAGCAATGTACAGTTCGGTCCGTTGCGCGTGTTCAACCATGATATCATCAAGCCGCACACCGGCTTCCCGTCGCACCCCCACGCCGAGATGGAGATCATCCAGATTGTGATGGAGGGCGAACTCACGCACAAGGACAGCCTCGGGAACGAAGTGACGCTGCAGGCCGGATGCGTGCAGCGCGTTACGGCCGGAACGGGCATCACCGTTACCGAAACGAATGAAAATGACATCCCGCTGCACGTCTTCCAGTTGTGGTTTTTGCCGAACAAGCGGGGGCTGGCACCATCCTACGAGCAAATGCATGTCGATTTTCTGGGCGAGAAGAACAAGTTGGTGCCGCTGGTGACGGGGCAGAAGGTGCTGGAGAATGTTGCCTACTTCAACTCCAACTCCACCATCTATTACGCGAGCCTGTCGCAGGGAGAGGAGATCGATTTCAAGACCTTTAAGATCCGCAAGACGCTTATATATGTGCTGGAGGGCAGCCTGCTCATTAACAACATGGAGGTAGACACCCACGATCAGGTGCGGCTGGAAGAACAGACGGCAATCAGCCTGCATGGCACCGGCGATGCTCGCATTATTCTGGTAGATGTTCCGGCCACCGAGGTGAACTATTAA
- a CDS encoding TIGR02757 family protein, which yields MMYSNLQKIKALLDDRVALYNRPAFIPNDPVSIPHRFSKKQDIEISGFFAAILAWGQRKTIINNCLKLMDLMDNAPHDFVLHHQDHDLRRFLGFKHRTFNDTDLLYLLHFFQQYYRQHDSLETAFVGEGHIYRTQKERLVHFHHLVFSLEEAPQRTRKHIATPARKSACKRLNMYLRWMVRKDSNGVDFGLWNTMQMADLICPCDVHVERVARRLCLITRKGMDWETAEELTAHLRDFDPNDPVKYDYALFGLGIEEKF from the coding sequence ATGATGTACAGCAACCTACAGAAAATCAAAGCCCTGCTCGACGACAGGGTGGCGCTATATAACCGCCCGGCTTTCATTCCCAACGACCCGGTCTCCATTCCGCACCGCTTCAGCAAAAAGCAGGACATCGAGATCAGCGGCTTCTTTGCGGCCATCCTGGCGTGGGGGCAGCGCAAAACCATCATCAACAATTGCCTGAAACTGATGGACCTGATGGACAACGCGCCGCACGACTTCGTGCTGCACCACCAGGACCACGACCTGCGCCGCTTCCTGGGCTTTAAACACCGCACCTTCAACGACACCGACCTGCTATACCTGCTTCACTTTTTCCAGCAGTACTACCGGCAGCACGACAGTTTAGAAACAGCTTTTGTTGGGGAGGGGCATATATATAGAACGCAGAAGGAGCGGTTGGTACACTTCCATCACCTTGTCTTCAGCCTGGAGGAGGCACCGCAGCGCACCCGCAAGCACATTGCCACCCCGGCACGCAAATCGGCCTGCAAGCGGCTGAACATGTACCTGCGCTGGATGGTGCGAAAAGACAGCAACGGCGTGGACTTCGGCCTGTGGAACACCATGCAGATGGCCGACCTGATCTGCCCCTGCGACGTGCACGTGGAGCGGGTGGCCCGCCGCCTCTGCCTCATCACCCGCAAGGGCATGGACTGGGAAACCGCCGAGGAACTGACAGCCCACCTGCGAGACTTTGACCCCAATGACCCGGTGAAGTACGACTATGCCCTGTTCGGGCTGGGGATAGAGGAGAAGTTTTAG
- a CDS encoding YhcH/YjgK/YiaL family protein gives MVLDSLQNARRYNSLHPLFQQAFRFLQEADLATLPLGQQAIVGRDLFAIISEGSGTTEKEAKLEAHRQYIDIQYVISGTDHMGWKSLALCAEPSEPYTAEREAAFFPDKTSNWFDVPAGYFTIFFPDDAHAAMVTEQTVRKVVLKIAVEPTGGGQ, from the coding sequence ATGGTTTTAGACAGTTTACAGAACGCCCGCCGCTATAATAGCCTGCACCCGCTGTTTCAGCAGGCCTTCCGGTTTTTGCAGGAAGCAGATTTAGCAACGCTCCCGCTGGGGCAGCAGGCCATCGTGGGCCGCGATTTGTTTGCCATTATCTCCGAAGGCTCCGGCACCACCGAGAAGGAAGCAAAACTGGAGGCGCACCGCCAGTACATCGACATCCAGTACGTGATTTCCGGCACCGACCATATGGGCTGGAAAAGCCTTGCCCTCTGCGCAGAGCCCAGCGAGCCTTACACCGCCGAGCGTGAGGCCGCCTTCTTCCCCGACAAAACAAGCAACTGGTTTGATGTGCCCGCCGGCTACTTCACCATCTTCTTCCCCGACGATGCCCACGCCGCCATGGTGACGGAGCAAACAGTACGAAAGGTAGTGCTGAAGATTGCGGTGGAGCCGACTGGTGGAGGTCAGTAA
- a CDS encoding endonuclease MutS2 yields the protein MIYPDNFEIKIGFAQVRDMLSELCLSPLGRQFVQRMTFLNRHDLVQRLLEQTNEFKQLLESDAEIPLQYYFDVTAYLDRAAILGTYLDVQDFFEIKMSLRTIRDSLRFIASAEEGKYESLKALGANVTVERSLIAALDKVVDDAGAVRDDATPELQRLKRDLISQQAILRKQIQSIIRHAKNEGWTPADVEPTIRGGRLVIPVLAEHKRRIKGLIHDESNTGQTVYIEPESIFELNNDIKDLQNAYHRELIRILMGLTNTLRNHIPELRKAYQYLGLLDFIRAKAAFARRVESSMPKLHRYPYIKWTQAVHPLLYLAHRQVGKPIVPMDLELTQEQRILLISGPNAGGKSVSLKTVGLVQYMLQCGMLIPVADNSEAGIFHDIFIDIGDEQSIENDLSTYSSHLTNMKKFVTVADKKSLVLIDEFGTGTEPVLGGAIAEAVLQNLNDSKVYGVITTHYTNLKNFAERTPGIVNGAMRYDHKNLQPLYQLEIGKPGSSFAIEIARKIGLPKHIVDKASSLVGKDKIRYDRLLEELETEKQELEQKLREATKQEEKLKRNVKEYQDLKNYLEDSKQDIMREAKGKAKLLLKDANQKIESTIQQIKQSQAGKEQTKQARQELESFAAEVRKEEPRAVQKRIANGAIKEGDNVALIGQDSVGQVVSIKGKTAEVLFGGLKTIVKVSNLEKVEGQIATKKKKASVPEAAEGYSRGMNITQRMADFTTTLDIRGEYAEEALTKVMNFTDEAIMLGIPEIKIIHGRGNGVLRQVVRDYLHSVREVASLGNEATERGGDGATMAVLK from the coding sequence TTGATCTATCCAGATAACTTTGAAATAAAAATAGGCTTTGCGCAGGTGCGAGACATGCTGTCCGAGCTTTGCCTGAGCCCGCTGGGCCGCCAGTTTGTGCAGCGCATGACTTTCCTGAACCGGCACGACCTGGTGCAGCGGCTGCTCGAGCAAACAAACGAATTCAAGCAACTGCTGGAGTCGGATGCGGAGATTCCGCTGCAGTATTACTTCGACGTCACCGCTTACCTCGACCGCGCCGCCATTCTGGGCACTTACCTCGATGTGCAGGATTTCTTCGAAATCAAGATGTCGCTGCGCACTATCCGCGACTCGCTGCGTTTCATCGCGTCTGCGGAAGAAGGCAAGTACGAGTCGCTGAAGGCGCTGGGGGCCAATGTTACCGTAGAGCGCTCCCTGATTGCCGCGCTGGACAAAGTGGTGGACGATGCCGGGGCCGTGCGCGACGATGCTACCCCGGAATTGCAGCGCCTCAAGCGCGACCTTATCTCACAGCAGGCTATCCTGCGCAAGCAGATACAGTCCATCATCCGGCACGCCAAAAACGAAGGCTGGACGCCCGCCGATGTGGAGCCGACCATTCGCGGCGGACGCTTGGTGATACCCGTTCTGGCCGAGCACAAGCGCCGCATCAAGGGCCTTATCCACGATGAGTCGAACACGGGGCAGACGGTATATATAGAGCCGGAGTCCATTTTTGAGCTCAACAACGACATAAAGGACCTGCAGAACGCCTACCACCGCGAGCTGATCCGCATTTTGATGGGGCTGACGAACACGCTGCGCAACCATATACCGGAACTGCGCAAAGCCTACCAGTACCTGGGCCTGCTGGATTTTATCCGGGCGAAGGCTGCTTTTGCGCGCCGCGTGGAGTCATCGATGCCCAAACTGCACCGATACCCATATATAAAATGGACGCAGGCGGTACACCCGCTGCTGTACCTGGCGCACCGGCAGGTGGGCAAACCCATCGTCCCCATGGACCTGGAACTGACGCAGGAGCAGCGCATCCTGCTTATTTCGGGCCCTAACGCGGGCGGTAAATCTGTGAGTTTGAAGACGGTGGGGCTGGTGCAGTATATGCTGCAGTGCGGCATGCTGATTCCGGTGGCCGACAACTCGGAGGCGGGCATCTTCCATGATATTTTCATCGATATCGGGGATGAGCAGTCCATCGAGAATGACCTGAGTACGTACAGCTCGCACCTCACCAACATGAAGAAATTCGTGACGGTGGCCGATAAAAAAAGCCTGGTGCTGATAGATGAGTTTGGTACGGGTACGGAGCCGGTGCTGGGAGGGGCCATTGCCGAGGCGGTGTTGCAGAACCTGAACGACAGCAAGGTATATGGCGTGATAACGACGCACTACACCAACCTGAAGAACTTCGCCGAGCGAACGCCGGGCATCGTGAACGGGGCCATGCGCTACGACCACAAAAACCTGCAGCCGCTCTACCAACTGGAGATCGGAAAGCCGGGCTCCTCTTTCGCCATCGAGATTGCCCGCAAAATCGGGTTGCCAAAGCACATCGTGGACAAGGCCAGCAGCCTGGTGGGCAAAGACAAAATCCGGTACGACCGCCTGCTGGAAGAACTGGAGACGGAAAAGCAGGAACTGGAGCAAAAGCTGCGCGAGGCGACCAAGCAGGAGGAGAAACTAAAGCGCAACGTGAAGGAGTACCAGGACCTGAAGAACTACCTCGAAGACAGCAAGCAGGACATCATGCGCGAGGCCAAAGGAAAAGCGAAACTGCTATTGAAGGACGCGAATCAGAAGATAGAGTCTACCATCCAGCAGATAAAGCAGAGCCAGGCCGGGAAGGAGCAGACCAAGCAGGCGCGCCAGGAACTGGAGAGCTTTGCCGCCGAGGTGCGCAAAGAAGAGCCGCGCGCGGTGCAGAAGCGTATTGCCAACGGCGCCATCAAAGAAGGCGACAACGTGGCGCTGATAGGGCAGGATTCGGTGGGGCAGGTGGTGAGCATCAAAGGTAAAACGGCGGAAGTGCTTTTCGGAGGCCTCAAGACCATCGTAAAGGTGAGCAACCTTGAGAAAGTAGAGGGCCAGATAGCTACCAAAAAGAAGAAAGCCAGCGTACCGGAGGCCGCCGAAGGTTACTCCCGCGGCATGAACATCACGCAGCGCATGGCCGATTTCACCACCACCCTCGACATCAGGGGCGAATACGCAGAAGAGGCACTGACCAAGGTGATGAACTTCACCGACGAGGCGATCATGCTGGGTATACCGGAGATCAAGATCATCCATGGGCGGGGCAACGGCGTGCTGCGCCAGGTGGTGCGCGATTACCTGCACTCGGTGCGGGAGGTGGCCAGCCTCGGCAACGAAGCCACCGAGCGCGGCGGCGACGGGGCCACCATGGCAGTGCTGAAGTAA